One Fulvia fulva chromosome 12, complete sequence genomic region harbors:
- a CDS encoding Mannan polymerase II complex anp1 subunit, which translates to MLLPKGSNMTWKSARARLPPSRAIWNFLTRTRFLLFVAVAGIIVLIWNGVRETAGDWQRFYCFGPAKSPMQMTPNEQAQWAGHLQTPVIFNHHEPIEINSSSIKRIDLNPITSTPQALQKQERVLILTPLRNAAPYIEQHFDLLYQLTYPHHLIDLAFLVGDSTDDTLAVLATELERIQSRTDKIPFNSAMIVEKDFGVTVGQDVEDRHGFKAQGPRRKAMGKARNYLLATALKPDHSWVYWRDVDIKDSPSRIIEDFVAHDRDVLVPNIWFHRYKDGHDIEGRFDYNSWQESDTGRKLANSLDKDIVLAEGYKEYQTDRKYMARMGDWRDNKDVEIPLDGIGGVNIVVKADVHRAGINFPCYAFENQAETEGFAKMARRAGYGVFGLPNYVVWHIDTEEKPGNA; encoded by the exons ATGCTTCTCCCTAAAGGCAGCAACATGACGTGGAAGAGTGCGCGGGCGAGATTACCGCCGAGTCGGGCGATATGGAACTTCTTGACGCGGACGCGCTTCTTACTGTTTGTGGCAGTCGCTGGCATAATCGTATTAATATGGAATGGCGTACGAGAGACTGCGGGCGATTGGCAGAG ATTCTACTGCTTCGGACCAGCCAAATCACCCATGCAAATGACACCCAACGAACAAGCACAATGGGCGGGCCACTTACAAACACCCGTCATCTTCAACCACCACGAACCCATAGAAATTAACAGCTCCAGCATCAAGCGAATCGACCTCAACCCCATCACCTCCACCCCCCAAGCCCTTCAAAAGCAGGAACGAGTCCTAATCCTCACACCCCTGCGAAACGCCGCCCCCTACATCGAGCAGCACTTCGATCTGCTATACCAACTCACCTACCCCCACCACCTCATCGACCTCGCATTTCTGGTCGGAGACAGCACAGACGACACCCTAGCCGTGCTCGCAACCGAGTTGGAAAGGATCCAGAGCCGGACGGACAAGATCCCGTTCAACAGCGCTATGATTGTGGAGAAGGACTTTGGCGTGACGGTCGGGCAAGATGTGGAAGATCGACATGGGTTCAAGGCGCAGGGCCCACGGAGGAAGGCTATGGGGAAGGCGAGGAATTATCTTCTGGCGACGGCGCTGAAGCCGGATCATAGCTGGGTGTATTGGAGGGATGTGGATATTAAGGATAGTCCCAGCAGGATTATTGAGGACTTTGTTGCGCATGATCGGGATGTGCTTGTGCCGA ATATCTGGTTCCACCGCTACAAGGACGGTCACGACATAGAAGGTCGATTCGATTACAACTCGTGGCAGGAGTCGGATACTGGACGAAAACTTGCCAATAGTCTAGACAAGGATATTGTCCTTGCGGAAG GCTACAAAGAGTACCAAACAGACCGCAAATACATGGCCCGCATGGGCGACTGGCGAGATAACAAGGATGTGGAGATCCCGCTCGATGGTATCGGGGGTGTTAACATTGTGGTCAAGGCGGATGTGCATAGAGCTG GCATCAACTTCCCCTGCTACGCCTTCGAAAACCAAGCCGAAACAGAAGGCTTCGCGAAAATGGCACGACGCGCGGGCTACGGCGTTTTCGGCCTGCCGAATTATGTCGTGTGGCATATTGATACGGAGGAGAAGCCGGGTAATGCATGA